The sequence TTCATTCCTTCTTCTCTCATCAAACCTAATTTGTCTAATCTCCGTACTCTTTCTTTGTTTAATTCTGTCCAATGGCTGTTCTTTTTTCTCGGGGAAAGCCTTTGGGCTAGTTCAGTATCTGATATTTTCTTTTTTATGCCATCAATCCAACCAACACATAATGCTTCTTCCACAGCATCTACGTACTGGATAACATTTGGTTGTTCAGCCATGCTTACAATGATCCAACAACATTTTTCTGTCGTTGAATGTTCCTCAAGCCAATCTCTTAATTCCTGCCTTGTCTTAACGCGAATGAAATTCTCCATTTTTGAAATTACCTTTCTTCAATCAGTATTTGTATTGAGTATCACTCACACAAAAGGTTTTAAAAATTATACCATTTATCCGATCACATCCAATAGGACTAAACCTTGATGAACCCCCTCTCCATATTCAGACTGATAGAAAACGCTTGTAACCAAGGCGAACAAAAAAGGTTGAGCGTTTAGCTACAAAATGAACCGGAGGGATTCATTTGTTAGGACGTAAGCGAACCTGTTATTCATACACCAAAAGATGTATACGCGACAGAACGAAAGATGGAACCACATTTACACCTGCCTGCTGAAGCAGGAGGAGGCCCGTTTTCTTAAGATGGGAGTATACATCTTAGGGAGGGATAGGAATGACAACGATTGTGATGATTACGGGAGCGACAAAAGGGCTGGGCCGTGCTTTAGCTTGGTATTACGGAAGAAAGGGGTACGCTCTTGCGGTGACAGCACGGACGGAGAATGACTTAGTGCAGCTCGCCTCGGCGCTGCAGGCTGAAAACATACCGGTCGTCGCGGTAGCAGGTGATATGGCGAAGGCTGAGGATGCGGAGCGTTTTGCTGCCCTTACGCTGGCACGGTATAACAAAGTGGATGTGTTGATTAACAATGCGTCGATTTTCGGGCCTGGACCAAGCTTGTTGCTTGATTATCCTGATGCCGCTTTTCAAGAGGTATTGTTAACAAATACACTTATACCGTATTTCCTTACAAAGCAAATTTTGCCGACGATGCTTGCCCGTGATAGTGGCATTGTCATTACGCTTACTTCAGAAGCAGGAAAGACAGGGTTTGCCGAGTGGGGAGCCTACGGCATTTCCAAGTTTGCAGTTGAGGGCATGGTACAAACGTGGGCCGATGAAGTTGCTGACAGCAATGTTCGTTTCCATCTCGTCGATCCTGGCGAAATGGATACAGACATGCACGCCCAAGCGCTGCCTGATTGCGATTACCCCCTTGATCCGCCGCAAAAGCGTTTGGCTGTTTTTGACTATTTAATTGAGGAAGGAGCCGCAAACGGCAGCCGTGAAGAAGCGATCATCCACCAACAGAAAGAGGGGGAGCGATAATGTTGATTCCGGCAGAAAAGCGACTAGATGCCGACACGCCTCCTGAGAAACGGGGACAAATGCGGGACGGGGTTCGTTTGCTGACGTATTGGAGTGACAGTGGGCGAATCGTACACGGGGGA is a genomic window of Shouchella clausii containing:
- a CDS encoding YdeI/OmpD-associated family protein, with translation MENFIRVKTRQELRDWLEEHSTTEKCCWIIVSMAEQPNVIQYVDAVEEALCVGWIDGIKKKISDTELAQRLSPRKKNSHWTELNKERVRRLDKLGLMREEGMKALPDMRPESFTIDKDIETRLKEDEQLYQNFIHFPELYRRIRIDTIQSYRNEPDIFNKRLKKFIDHTRENNMYGQWNDNGRLIDY
- a CDS encoding SDR family NAD(P)-dependent oxidoreductase produces the protein MTTIVMITGATKGLGRALAWYYGRKGYALAVTARTENDLVQLASALQAENIPVVAVAGDMAKAEDAERFAALTLARYNKVDVLINNASIFGPGPSLLLDYPDAAFQEVLLTNTLIPYFLTKQILPTMLARDSGIVITLTSEAGKTGFAEWGAYGISKFAVEGMVQTWADEVADSNVRFHLVDPGEMDTDMHAQALPDCDYPLDPPQKRLAVFDYLIEEGAANGSREEAIIHQQKEGER